Proteins encoded by one window of Crassostrea angulata isolate pt1a10 chromosome 9, ASM2561291v2, whole genome shotgun sequence:
- the LOC128164365 gene encoding ficolin-2-like translates to MTDCTSYRSISPFLPNGLYRIKLPVVGHVTAFCVMDIDGGGWTAFQRRFDGSEDFNRSWAEYKNGFGNLTAEFWFGNEKLHHLLSQGSFELRMDMSDFTDQTRFVKYTHVDVMDESSKYTISISGYSGNVGDCFTAGSQIINNMKFTTKDQDNDMNFSDNCGILYPSGWWHRTCHCSNPNGLYLAGDTTIFGKGITYQPWLTHYYSLKTVRLLVRKVGSKK, encoded by the exons ATGACAGACTGCACAAGTTATCGTAGTATATCACCATTTCTACCAAATGGTTTATACAGAATCAAACTTCCAGTCGTTGGTCACGTGACAGCTTTTTGCGTAATGGACATTGATGGAGGAGGTTGGACT GCTTTCCAGCGTAGATTTGACGGTTCAGAAGATTTTAATCGATCATGGGCGGAGTACAAAAACGGCTTTGGGAATCTAACGGCTGAATTTTGGTTTG GCAATGAGAAGCTTCATCATCTTCTAAGTCAAGGATCATTTGAACTGCGGATGGACATGAGTGATTTTACAGACCAGACTCGCTTTGTCAAGTATACACATGTAGATGTGATGGACGAATCAAGCAAATATACCATAAGCATATCAGGATATTCTGGAAATGTTG gcgACTGTTTCACCGCCGGTTCCCAGATCATCAACAACATGAAGTTTACAACGAAAGATCAAGATAATGACATGAACTTTTCTGATAATTGTGGAATTCTGTACCCCTCCGGCTGGTGGCATAGAACATGTCATTGCTCAAATCCAAACGGTTTATATCTAGCTGGTGACACAACAATATTTGGAAAAGGAATTACCTATCAACCGTGGTTAACGCACTATTATTCCTTGAAAACCGTTCGTTTATTGGTTAGAAAAGTTGGTTCAAAAAAATGA